In a single window of the Montipora capricornis isolate CH-2021 chromosome 11, ASM3666992v2, whole genome shotgun sequence genome:
- the LOC138023798 gene encoding tetratricopeptide repeat protein 28-like has protein sequence MEISFRDTNQFAYTALWRALLKKLEVDEALFAAEQGRAQALTDILKVQFGVDEEPSSAVTTMETISALMKYLPLQTVFIALEGNTISFWLLRRGSGINFRQKEIKNGSAASLIETTLKQICAGTVVQCENRTLDKLCRHLVGGREVLSETFQSLLLSDNNPLQPLFDVLISPIADLLEGDDVIFVPDGPFCLAPLSALSDSARIRTVPSLTALKLIASAPDNFYSNSEALLVGDPWLQEVTDENGEPIAEQLPCAIKQVEMIGELLQTAPLTGVNATKSEVLKRMKSAALVHIAAHGDPKFGEIALTPNPERTSQVPEKEDFMLSMSDIRAVGLRARLVVLSSCHSGQGEVNSEGVVGIARAFLCAGARSVLVSLWAIDDEATLLFMKSFYRHLADRKSASLALHYAMKSLRESEKYSAIKYWAPFVLIGDDVTLEFGHQKLRKNETESKI, from the exons ATGGAAATAAGTTTTCGTGACACAAATCAGTTTGCGTACACAGCTCTATGGAGAGCACTTTTAAAGAAATTAGAGGTTGATGAGGCTTTGTTTGCTGCTGAacaaggacgagcacaggctttgaCAGACATTTTGAAGGTGCAATTTGGAGTTGATGAAGAACCTTCCTCGGCAGTTACGACGATGGAAACTATCTCCGCTCTTATGAAATATTTGCCCTTACAAACAGTTTTCATAGCACTTGAAGGGAACACTATCAGTTTTTGGCTTCTGAGAAGAGGAAGTGGAATAAACTTTAGGcaaaaggaaatcaaaaatGGAAGTGCCGCTTCACTGATAGAAACTACTTTGAAACAGATTTGCGCGGGGACTGTTGTCCAATGCGAGAATCGCACACTTGACAAGCTATGCAGACACTTGGTTGGCGGTAGGGAAGTTCTTTCAGAGACCTTTCAGTCTTTGTTGCTCTCGGATAATAATCCTTTGCAGCCTTTGTTTGATGTCTTAATTAGTCCCATTGCAGACTTGCTTGAAGGTGATGACGTaatctttgttcctgatggaccattttgcttggctcctcTTTCTGCGTTGAGTGACTCTGCCAGGATCCGTACTGTTCCCTCGTTGACCGCTTTAAAACTCATCGCAAGTGCACCTGACAACTTCTACAGTAACAGTGAAGCTCTGCTTGTGGGCGATCCGTGGTTACAGGAAGTCACTGACGAAAATGGCGAACCCATTGCCGAACAGTTGCCGTGCGCGATAAAACAGGTGGAGatgattggagaacttctgcagacTGCTCCTCTTACTGGAGTAAATGCAACAAAATCTGAGGTcctgaaaagaatgaagtcagcAGCTTTAGTTCACATTGCAGCACATGGAGATccaaaatttggagaaattgctttgacCCCAAATCCTGAACGCACATCTCAGGTTCCCGAAAAGGAAGATTTTATGTTATCAATGAGTGATATTCGTGCAGTTGGTCTTCGGGCAAGACTGGTTGTTCTGAGCTCTTGTCACAGTGGCCAGGGAGAAGTGAATTCTGAGGGTGTGGTAGGAATAGCCagagctttcctgtgtgctggtgcccggtctgttctggtgtcactctgggcaatcgatGATGAGGCAACCTTGCTGTTCATGAAAAGTTTCTATCGACACTTagcagatagaaaaagtgcaagtttagctcttcattatgctatgaaatctcttcgggagTCGGAGAAGTATTCCGCCATtaaatactgggcgccatttgtgctaattggcgaCGATGTTACGCTTGAATTTGGGCACCAGAAGCTCCGAAAGAATG AAACGGAGTCCAAAATTTGA